In Edaphobacter bradus, the following are encoded in one genomic region:
- the typA gene encoding translational GTPase TypA, producing MSTQQPIRNIAIIAHVDHGKTTLVDAMLRQSGTFRANEAVADRVMDSNDLEKERGITILAKNTAIHYLDSKINIVDTPGHADFGGEVERALKMVDGVVLLVDASEGPLPQTRYVLSKALEAKLTPILVINKIDRPDARPQEVVNEVYDLFIDLDADESVLDFPIIYTNGKQGTATMDLGTPGTDLKPLFDLIVKTIPPAKGDPDGALQILVTNLDYSDYLGRLAIARVFNGTLQTGQEVAVSKTNGSLENVKITKLFSFDGLRRTDIAETTLGDIVAIAGVAGITIGESITNIENPAPLPLIKIDEPTIAIQFSVNNGPFAGREGQYVTSRNLKERLEKELLTNVSIRVEDTGSPETFKVLGRGELQLSVLIEMMRREGFELMVSRPEIVTRRIEEKLMEPSEYLTVDVPEAFVGTVIERLGPRKGEMAKMTNHGSGRVRMEFKIPSRGLIGLRSEMLTETRGTIIMNSIADGYVPYQGEIPQRPTGALIADRNGTTTTYALNGLQDRGILFVGDGTEVYEGMVVGEHSRDNDLDVNAVREKKLTNMRASGSDDALRLVPYKQQTLEQSIEFIADDELVEVTPKSLRLRKKVLQANRRPRKGSIE from the coding sequence GTGAGCACCCAGCAGCCTATCCGCAACATCGCCATCATCGCCCACGTTGACCACGGCAAGACGACGCTGGTCGACGCCATGCTCCGCCAGTCGGGCACCTTCCGCGCCAACGAGGCCGTCGCCGATCGCGTCATGGACTCGAACGACCTTGAAAAAGAGCGTGGAATCACGATTCTGGCCAAGAATACGGCCATCCACTACCTCGACTCCAAGATCAACATCGTCGATACGCCGGGCCACGCCGACTTCGGCGGCGAGGTGGAGCGTGCGCTGAAGATGGTTGACGGCGTGGTGCTGCTGGTGGACGCCTCCGAGGGGCCGCTGCCGCAGACGCGATACGTGCTCTCGAAGGCGCTTGAGGCGAAGCTGACGCCAATCCTGGTGATCAACAAGATTGACCGGCCCGACGCCCGACCGCAGGAGGTCGTCAATGAGGTCTATGACCTGTTCATCGACCTCGACGCCGACGAGAGCGTGCTCGACTTCCCGATCATCTACACCAACGGCAAGCAGGGCACGGCGACCATGGACCTGGGAACGCCGGGAACCGACCTGAAGCCGCTCTTCGATCTGATCGTGAAGACGATCCCTCCGGCGAAGGGCGATCCCGATGGTGCGCTGCAGATTCTGGTGACCAACCTCGACTACTCGGACTACCTGGGCCGGCTCGCGATCGCTCGCGTCTTCAACGGTACGCTCCAGACCGGTCAGGAGGTAGCGGTCTCTAAGACCAATGGCTCGCTTGAGAACGTCAAGATTACAAAGCTGTTCAGCTTCGACGGATTGAGGCGGACCGACATTGCCGAGACGACGCTGGGCGACATCGTTGCGATTGCCGGCGTGGCGGGAATCACGATTGGCGAATCGATCACTAACATCGAGAATCCAGCTCCGCTGCCGCTGATCAAGATCGACGAGCCGACGATTGCGATTCAGTTCTCAGTCAACAACGGACCCTTCGCCGGCCGCGAGGGGCAGTATGTGACCAGCCGCAACCTGAAGGAGCGGCTGGAGAAGGAACTGCTGACGAACGTTTCGATCCGCGTCGAAGACACCGGCTCCCCTGAGACTTTCAAGGTGCTGGGCCGCGGCGAGCTCCAGCTCTCGGTGCTGATCGAGATGATGCGGCGCGAGGGCTTCGAACTGATGGTCTCGCGTCCGGAGATCGTGACGCGGCGCATCGAAGAGAAGCTGATGGAGCCGAGCGAGTACCTGACGGTCGACGTCCCGGAGGCCTTTGTGGGCACGGTGATCGAGCGGCTTGGGCCGCGCAAGGGCGAGATGGCCAAGATGACCAACCACGGTTCCGGTCGCGTGAGGATGGAGTTCAAGATTCCTTCGCGCGGACTGATCGGGCTGCGCTCGGAGATGCTGACGGAGACGCGTGGAACGATCATCATGAATTCCATAGCAGATGGTTACGTGCCTTACCAGGGCGAGATTCCACAGCGGCCTACGGGCGCGCTGATCGCCGACCGCAACGGCACGACGACGACCTACGCGCTGAACGGGCTGCAGGATCGTGGCATCCTGTTCGTCGGCGACGGCACCGAGGTCTACGAGGGCATGGTCGTCGGCGAGCATTCGCGCGACAATGACCTGGACGTCAATGCGGTGCGCGAGAAGAAGCTCACCAACATGCGCGCCTCAGGTTCGGACGACGCGCTGCGGCTGGTTCCGTACAAGCAACAGACGCTGGAGCAGTCGATCGAGTTCATCGCAGACGATGAACTGGTCGAGGTTACTCCGAAGTCGCTCCGGCTACGCAAGAAGGTACTGCAGGCGAACCGGCGGCCTCGCAAGGGCTCGATAGAGTAG
- a CDS encoding cysteine dioxygenase: protein MTTPEIASCTHPLRTSVADFISGLRELERDLITKERIAAYMAATTLRPEALHDYVWWRDSFYTRNLIYRDELFEVMTICWSPGQKTAIHTHNGQLGWMTVSQGEVFTHEYHHTRCNAPENQNVVNIDCLGGATELQIDKVRTLSCSEGTGMVTVDKLQTIHQIENAGTTGCISLHVYSKPFDSCIAFDLEHQRCYRRQLSYFSRDGHRIEK, encoded by the coding sequence ATGACGACCCCAGAGATTGCAAGCTGTACCCACCCGCTTCGGACCAGCGTAGCGGACTTCATATCCGGACTACGTGAACTGGAGCGGGACCTCATCACCAAGGAACGGATCGCAGCCTACATGGCCGCGACGACGCTGCGCCCCGAAGCCCTGCACGACTATGTCTGGTGGCGCGACAGCTTCTACACTCGTAACCTCATCTATCGCGACGAGCTTTTCGAGGTCATGACCATCTGCTGGTCGCCGGGACAGAAGACCGCCATCCACACCCACAACGGCCAGCTCGGCTGGATGACCGTCTCCCAGGGCGAGGTCTTCACTCACGAGTACCATCACACCCGCTGCAACGCGCCCGAGAACCAAAACGTCGTCAATATCGACTGCCTCGGCGGAGCCACCGAGCTCCAGATCGACAAGGTTCGCACCCTAAGTTGCTCCGAAGGCACGGGAATGGTCACGGTGGACAAGCTCCAGACCATCCATCAGATTGAAAACGCTGGAACAACCGGCTGCATCAGCCTGCACGTCTACTCCAAACCCTTCGACTCCTGCATCGCCTTCGACCTCGAACACCAGCGCTGTTACCGCAGACAATTGAGCTACTTCAGCAGGGATGGGCACAGAATCGAGAAGTAG
- a CDS encoding SDR family oxidoreductase gives MNQTASSAPRKILVLGATSGIAEATCRIWAAQGASLFLVARNAEKLAAVAQDLKARGASYVDTAVVDLDDTDQHPGLLAHAINSLTGLDIAYLAHGVLGDQVAAEQDFNTAAHILHTNFMAPVSLLTWLANFCEQRRSGTIAVLSSVAGDRGRKSNYVYGSSKAGLSAFLAGLRNRVDREGVTILTIKPGPTKTAMTAGMKGSEKFADVDTVAQSIVKAIEKRQDNLYVPFQWQPIMFVVRNIPERIFKKLNL, from the coding sequence ATGAATCAGACAGCAAGCAGCGCACCACGCAAGATCCTCGTCCTCGGAGCAACCTCAGGAATCGCCGAAGCCACATGCCGCATCTGGGCTGCGCAGGGCGCAAGCCTCTTTCTCGTCGCTCGCAATGCCGAAAAGCTCGCCGCCGTCGCGCAGGACCTGAAGGCCCGCGGAGCCAGCTACGTCGATACCGCCGTTGTCGATCTCGACGACACCGACCAGCACCCCGGGCTGCTCGCGCACGCCATCAACTCGCTCACTGGACTCGACATCGCCTATCTCGCGCACGGAGTCCTCGGCGATCAGGTCGCAGCCGAGCAGGACTTCAACACCGCCGCGCACATCCTGCACACCAACTTTATGGCGCCGGTCTCTCTACTCACCTGGCTGGCGAACTTCTGCGAGCAACGTCGCTCTGGAACAATCGCGGTTCTCTCCTCGGTCGCAGGAGACCGCGGCCGCAAGTCGAACTACGTCTACGGCTCCTCAAAGGCCGGCCTCTCCGCCTTCCTCGCTGGCCTGCGCAACAGGGTAGATCGCGAAGGAGTCACAATCCTCACCATCAAGCCCGGCCCAACAAAGACCGCGATGACAGCCGGAATGAAGGGCAGCGAGAAGTTCGCCGACGTCGACACGGTCGCACAGTCGATCGTCAAAGCCATCGAAAAGCGCCAGGACAACCTCTACGTCCCGTTTCAGTGGCAGCCCATCATGTTTGTCGTACGCAATATCCCGGAGCGCATCTTCAAGAAGCTAAATCTCTAA
- a CDS encoding FAD-binding oxidoreductase, giving the protein MAETSDPTQNGTKASFESWGRYPSYRANIIPLHWQSDFPAVTEGLHNGILPVGLGRSYGDVGLLENGNLLVTTGMDRIISFDPETGLLTAEAGMSFAQILDFAVPRGFFLPVTPGTKYVTLGGAIANDIHGKNHHIAGTFGCHITQFELVRTDGTRILCSPTQNLEFYSATIGGLGLTGFISWATVQLKPIVSRKIDYEGIQFHGIDEFISLTEQSKDIEYTVSWVDCTSTGRNFCRGIFMQGDHSTKRDELKPSPKPRLIFPFDAPGFALNSLSVSLFNTLFFHKQFSKRVVALQDYEPFFYPLDKVLRWNRMYGKRGLLQFQYVIPWEHAREGTVAILKEVAKSGLASFLAVLKAFGDVPSPGMMSFPKPGITLCLDFPIKPGKSFPLCERLADMTLEFGGRLYPAKDAAMTAAQFQAFYPQWQQFARYRDPLLTSSFWERVTGNKPSL; this is encoded by the coding sequence ATGGCAGAGACCTCCGACCCTACTCAGAACGGAACAAAAGCATCGTTTGAGTCCTGGGGCCGCTACCCAAGCTACCGCGCCAACATCATCCCGCTTCACTGGCAGAGCGATTTTCCCGCTGTCACCGAGGGCCTGCACAATGGCATTCTTCCCGTCGGCCTCGGCCGCAGCTATGGTGACGTCGGCCTGCTGGAAAACGGCAACCTGCTAGTCACCACCGGCATGGACCGCATCATCTCCTTCGACCCGGAGACCGGCCTGCTCACCGCCGAAGCCGGAATGTCGTTCGCACAGATCCTCGACTTCGCCGTTCCGCGCGGCTTCTTTCTTCCCGTCACGCCGGGTACAAAATATGTAACGCTCGGTGGAGCAATTGCCAACGACATTCACGGCAAGAACCACCACATCGCCGGAACCTTCGGCTGCCACATCACGCAGTTCGAGCTCGTCCGCACCGACGGAACGCGCATCCTCTGCTCGCCAACGCAGAATCTGGAATTCTACTCCGCCACCATCGGCGGCCTCGGTCTAACCGGCTTCATCTCGTGGGCAACGGTGCAACTCAAGCCCATCGTCTCGCGCAAGATCGACTACGAAGGAATCCAGTTTCACGGCATCGACGAGTTCATCTCGCTCACCGAGCAGAGCAAAGACATCGAGTACACCGTAAGCTGGGTCGATTGCACCTCGACCGGCCGCAACTTCTGCCGCGGCATCTTCATGCAGGGCGATCACTCGACTAAGAGGGACGAGCTAAAACCCTCGCCGAAGCCGAGGCTCATCTTCCCCTTCGACGCGCCCGGCTTCGCGCTCAACAGTCTCTCCGTAAGCCTCTTCAACACGCTCTTCTTCCACAAACAGTTCAGCAAGCGAGTCGTCGCGCTCCAGGACTACGAGCCGTTCTTCTACCCGCTCGACAAGGTCCTGCGCTGGAACCGCATGTACGGCAAGCGCGGTCTGCTCCAGTTCCAGTACGTCATTCCGTGGGAGCACGCGCGCGAAGGCACAGTCGCCATCCTCAAGGAGGTCGCGAAGTCTGGCCTGGCCAGCTTCCTCGCCGTCCTCAAGGCCTTCGGCGACGTTCCTTCGCCCGGAATGATGAGCTTCCCGAAGCCCGGCATTACGTTGTGTTTGGATTTCCCTATCAAGCCCGGCAAGAGCTTCCCGCTCTGCGAACGCCTCGCCGACATGACGCTCGAGTTCGGTGGCCGTCTCTATCCCGCCAAGGACGCAGCCATGACCGCCGCGCAGTTCCAGGCCTTCTACCCGCAGTGGCAGCAGTTCGCCCGCTACCGCGACCCGCTCCTCACCTCCAGCTTCTGGGAGCGCGTCACCGGAAACAAGCCAAGCCTATGA
- the rplT gene encoding 50S ribosomal protein L20 — protein sequence MPRVKRSTKRSDRRKKILKRASGYFLTKSKLYQAAQEAVERSLMFAYTGRKQKKRQFRSLWIVRIGAAAKLNGLSYSTFISGLKKAGNELDRKVLADIAANDPAGFAALAEQAKAANAAAKSEKKAA from the coding sequence ATGCCCCGTGTAAAACGGAGTACGAAACGTAGTGACCGCCGCAAAAAAATACTCAAGCGCGCGAGTGGCTACTTCCTCACGAAATCCAAGCTCTACCAGGCAGCGCAGGAAGCCGTCGAGCGCTCGCTCATGTTCGCCTACACCGGCCGCAAGCAGAAGAAGCGTCAGTTCCGCTCTCTCTGGATCGTCCGCATCGGCGCTGCAGCCAAGCTGAACGGCCTGAGCTACTCGACCTTCATCAGCGGCCTTAAGAAGGCCGGCAACGAGCTCGACCGCAAGGTCCTCGCCGACATCGCCGCCAACGACCCGGCAGGCTTCGCCGCTCTCGCCGAGCAGGCAAAGGCCGCCAACGCCGCCGCCAAGTCGGAGAAGAAGGCCGCCTAA
- the rpmI gene encoding 50S ribosomal protein L35 — MPKLKTHSGAAKRFKKTGTGKFKRGQSKMRHILTSKKTKTKRKLARITLVSEADSAKVARMIPYA; from the coding sequence ATGCCAAAGCTGAAAACACACAGCGGCGCAGCCAAGCGCTTCAAGAAGACCGGTACGGGCAAGTTCAAGCGCGGCCAGTCGAAGATGCGCCACATCCTCACCTCCAAGAAGACCAAGACCAAGCGCAAGCTTGCTCGTATCACCCTGGTCTCCGAGGCGGATTCGGCCAAAGTCGCACGCATGATCCCCTACGCCTGA
- a CDS encoding alpha-mannosidase → MTVTASLRTTAKILLATLLATPVFAQSAKEIADIAHSLPSASQSVIERLGALDNLPASEWRYHNGDLAHGEDPALDDSSWQVVKPRSHAPNEAVWYRRLIEVPKTLNGYDLTGARIWFQFRANANGPMPQIVYFNGRRVALGDDLEPIVLFDQARPGDKVLVAVKLLHTVDTKTFAGVVTRIDFASNRPNPADLRLEFLSSAVLLPSLSKNSTQDLANLNNSIQTVDLKALDSANQPTFDASLTSARQKLEALKPVLQQATIHLTGNSHIDAAWLWPVSETVDVVKRTFSTALQLMNEYPDYTYTQSAAAYNEWIATKYPAINEEIKKRIKEGRWEIVGGMWVEPDLNMPDGESQVRSLLLGKRFFQQQYGVDVRIGWNPDSFGYNWQLPQIYKRSGMDYFVTQKMTWNDTNQLPFKLFWWQSPDGSKVLTYFPHDYANGNLNPVRLSADLATARQRAPGMEQMMDLYGIGDHGGGPTRAILDEGNHWAHSETQSGMIVPKLEFGTAQSYFSKVEKEVSPNSPVINYSDLAKGYTPPTPEAGKIGIPTFKDEMYFEYHRGVMTSQAQHKRNMRESEEQTLNAEKYASLAWLNGDSYPNADLTDDWKKVTFNDFHDLAAGSGIGIIYKEAQAEFDKVRLSTNAISSHSLHTLAAGIDTRAAGEVPVLIVNPLAWSDTGVTTVTVQMPTASPSGISILDSHNNVVPSKVLSTDSKTNTYKLLVQAKDVPSLGYEVLHAVAGEKPFTTDLKASGYTMENAALRVTVDPATGCITSLYDKRSNFESLAKGACGNQLQTFKDTPKDYDAWNIDPGTLDHMTPIDKVDSVELVEKGPMRAVIRVTRTWQSSRFVQDIQLYANTDTVDVINDIDWHETHVLLKAAFPLAATGPMATYEIPYGNIERPTTRNNSWEQAKFEVPAMRWADLGDAQHGFSLLNEAKYGYDAADNVLRLTLLRSPTWPDADADRGHQHFSYALYPHAGTWKQALTERKGYQYNYELRAAQVAPHTGTLPLAHSWISVAPENVVLTAVKKAEDSNSLIFRVFEWAGKQSTVTFTVPEGATAATETSLMEKPEGQPLTVSGNKVTANISPYEILTVRVDYPHN, encoded by the coding sequence TTGACTGTCACCGCCTCTCTGCGCACCACGGCAAAGATCCTGCTCGCCACCCTCCTCGCCACTCCCGTATTCGCTCAGTCCGCAAAAGAGATTGCTGATATCGCCCACTCGCTCCCCTCTGCCTCGCAGTCAGTCATCGAGCGTCTTGGCGCCCTCGACAACCTCCCCGCCTCCGAATGGCGTTACCACAACGGCGATCTCGCTCACGGCGAAGACCCCGCGCTCGACGACTCCTCATGGCAGGTCGTGAAGCCCCGCAGCCACGCGCCCAACGAAGCCGTCTGGTACCGCCGTCTCATCGAAGTCCCCAAAACCCTCAACGGCTACGACCTCACCGGAGCCCGCATCTGGTTCCAGTTCCGCGCCAACGCCAACGGCCCCATGCCTCAGATCGTATACTTCAACGGCCGCCGCGTAGCGCTCGGCGACGATCTTGAGCCCATCGTCCTCTTCGATCAGGCCCGGCCTGGCGACAAGGTCCTCGTCGCCGTCAAGCTCCTCCACACCGTCGACACGAAGACCTTCGCCGGTGTCGTCACCAGGATCGACTTCGCCTCCAATCGCCCCAACCCCGCGGACCTCCGCCTCGAGTTCCTCTCCAGCGCGGTCCTTCTCCCCAGCCTCTCGAAGAACTCCACGCAGGACCTCGCCAACCTCAACAACTCCATCCAGACCGTCGACCTCAAAGCACTCGACTCCGCCAATCAGCCAACCTTCGACGCCTCGCTCACCTCGGCCCGCCAGAAGCTCGAAGCCCTCAAGCCCGTCCTCCAGCAGGCGACCATCCACCTCACCGGCAACTCGCACATCGACGCCGCGTGGCTCTGGCCCGTCTCCGAGACGGTTGACGTCGTCAAGCGCACCTTCTCCACCGCGCTCCAACTCATGAACGAGTATCCGGACTACACCTACACGCAGTCCGCCGCCGCCTACAACGAGTGGATCGCCACCAAGTACCCCGCCATCAACGAAGAGATCAAGAAGCGCATCAAGGAAGGCCGCTGGGAGATCGTCGGCGGCATGTGGGTCGAGCCCGACCTCAACATGCCCGACGGAGAATCGCAGGTTCGCTCGCTGCTCCTCGGCAAGCGCTTCTTCCAGCAGCAGTATGGCGTCGACGTCCGCATCGGCTGGAACCCCGACTCCTTCGGCTACAACTGGCAACTCCCGCAGATCTACAAGCGCTCCGGCATGGACTACTTCGTCACCCAGAAGATGACCTGGAACGACACCAACCAGCTCCCCTTCAAACTCTTCTGGTGGCAGTCACCCGACGGCTCCAAGGTCCTCACCTACTTCCCGCACGACTACGCCAATGGCAACCTCAACCCCGTCCGCCTCTCCGCCGACCTCGCCACCGCACGCCAGCGCGCACCCGGAATGGAGCAGATGATGGACCTCTACGGCATCGGCGACCACGGCGGCGGCCCCACGCGCGCCATTCTCGACGAAGGCAACCACTGGGCCCACTCCGAAACCCAGTCCGGCATGATCGTTCCGAAGCTCGAGTTCGGAACCGCGCAGTCCTACTTCTCGAAGGTCGAAAAGGAAGTCTCCCCCAACTCACCCGTCATCAACTACAGCGACCTCGCAAAGGGATACACGCCGCCAACGCCCGAGGCCGGCAAGATCGGCATTCCCACCTTCAAAGACGAGATGTACTTCGAGTACCACCGCGGAGTCATGACCTCGCAGGCGCAGCACAAGCGCAACATGCGCGAGAGCGAAGAGCAGACCCTCAACGCCGAGAAGTACGCCTCGCTCGCCTGGCTCAACGGTGACTCGTATCCCAACGCCGACCTCACCGACGATTGGAAGAAGGTCACCTTCAACGACTTCCACGACCTCGCCGCCGGCTCCGGCATCGGTATCATCTACAAAGAGGCGCAGGCCGAGTTCGACAAGGTCCGTCTCTCCACCAACGCCATCTCCTCTCACTCGCTCCACACCCTCGCCGCCGGCATCGACACCCGCGCTGCCGGCGAAGTCCCCGTCCTCATCGTCAATCCTCTCGCCTGGTCGGACACAGGCGTCACCACCGTCACCGTGCAGATGCCCACCGCCTCACCCAGCGGTATCTCCATCCTCGACTCGCACAACAACGTAGTCCCGTCGAAGGTCCTCTCCACCGACTCGAAGACCAACACCTACAAGCTCCTCGTTCAGGCGAAGGACGTCCCCTCACTCGGTTACGAAGTTCTCCACGCAGTCGCAGGCGAGAAGCCCTTCACCACCGACCTCAAAGCCAGCGGCTACACAATGGAGAACGCGGCTCTCCGCGTAACCGTCGACCCGGCCACCGGCTGCATCACCAGCCTCTATGACAAGCGCTCCAACTTCGAGTCGCTTGCCAAAGGCGCCTGCGGCAACCAGCTCCAGACCTTCAAGGACACACCGAAGGACTACGACGCCTGGAACATCGACCCCGGCACGCTCGACCACATGACCCCAATCGATAAGGTCGACTCCGTCGAACTCGTCGAAAAGGGCCCCATGCGCGCCGTCATCCGCGTCACCCGCACCTGGCAGTCCTCCAGGTTCGTGCAGGACATCCAGCTCTACGCCAACACCGACACCGTCGACGTCATCAACGACATCGACTGGCACGAGACCCACGTCCTCCTCAAAGCAGCCTTTCCGCTGGCAGCCACTGGCCCGATGGCGACCTACGAGATCCCCTACGGCAACATCGAGCGTCCCACCACTCGCAACAACTCCTGGGAGCAAGCCAAGTTCGAAGTCCCCGCCATGCGCTGGGCCGACCTCGGCGACGCACAGCACGGCTTCAGCCTCCTCAACGAGGCCAAGTACGGCTACGACGCCGCTGACAACGTCCTTCGCCTCACACTCCTTCGCTCGCCAACCTGGCCTGACGCCGACGCCGATCGTGGCCATCAGCACTTCAGCTACGCCCTCTACCCGCACGCCGGAACCTGGAAGCAGGCCCTCACCGAGCGCAAGGGCTACCAGTACAACTACGAGCTACGCGCCGCGCAGGTCGCTCCACACACCGGCACCCTCCCGCTCGCGCACTCATGGATCTCCGTCGCTCCGGAAAACGTAGTCCTCACCGCAGTCAAAAAAGCCGAGGACTCAAACTCCCTCATCTTCCGCGTCTTCGAGTGGGCAGGGAAGCAGTCCACCGTGACCTTCACCGTCCCCGAGGGCGCCACCGCCGCCACCGAAACCAGCCTGATGGAAAAACCCGAAGGCCAGCCACTAACCGTCAGCGGCAACAAAGTCACAGCCAACATCAGCCCCTACGAAATCCTCACCGTAAGGGTCGACTATCCGCATAACTAG
- a CDS encoding translocated intimin receptor Tir, whose protein sequence is MGFARGLKTIVTDSHFLVPFLVLLAGIALLVALH, encoded by the coding sequence GTGGGTTTTGCTCGCGGATTGAAGACGATTGTCACCGATAGCCACTTTCTGGTGCCATTTCTGGTGCTGCTGGCGGGGATTGCGCTGCTGGTGGCTCTGCACTAG
- a CDS encoding GRP family sugar transporter — MAAGEQVVTKRGLSLHGLGVICGLAAGVWLGAAEAPTKLVNVGLSPFAVSLCMVAGVFTARWTFPTLLKGTGYVFEDLMEKKHLIVWALLAGALWAVANTLTVFAIRDVGLAVAFPLWNANSLIGLFWGRVLFRELEGANAKNIGKVVLGAVAIVIAAVMLGFSTIHGGTTQAHHAMSGILAAFGASLMWGTMYVPYRKAYLSGMNPLSFVTAFTVGELGTVLALTLALDGGLHSPSFQLFHHRGLVFWLFLGGFVWVVGDLFQQFAAKYLGIGRGIPLSNTNQLWGLAWGALVFGELAGADRQHKLLVLAGSAVMILGAMAIGTAVASSREQTSNNEAVLRECERYGLDYNRTLAAMAGDEFGGRDERRRWWDYVIVAAATLLFVWLGLRAVVPPLAMNLAWVAVLGALLVVSLAVGGWCLWRRTRFC, encoded by the coding sequence ATGGCTGCTGGGGAACAGGTGGTGACGAAACGCGGACTCTCGCTGCATGGTCTGGGCGTGATCTGCGGGTTGGCGGCGGGAGTGTGGCTGGGGGCAGCCGAGGCTCCAACGAAGCTGGTGAATGTGGGGCTGTCACCGTTTGCCGTGTCGCTGTGCATGGTGGCGGGAGTGTTCACGGCGCGATGGACGTTTCCGACCCTGCTGAAGGGGACGGGCTACGTCTTTGAAGATCTGATGGAGAAGAAGCACCTGATCGTGTGGGCCCTGCTGGCCGGAGCGCTGTGGGCGGTGGCCAATACGCTGACCGTGTTTGCGATTCGCGATGTGGGGCTGGCGGTGGCGTTTCCGCTGTGGAATGCGAACTCGCTGATCGGACTGTTCTGGGGCCGTGTGCTGTTCCGCGAGCTTGAAGGCGCGAACGCAAAGAACATCGGCAAGGTGGTGCTGGGGGCGGTCGCGATCGTGATTGCCGCGGTGATGCTGGGCTTCAGCACGATTCATGGAGGGACGACGCAGGCGCACCATGCGATGAGCGGGATTCTGGCGGCCTTCGGGGCGAGCCTTATGTGGGGGACAATGTATGTTCCGTACCGGAAGGCTTACCTGAGCGGGATGAATCCGCTGTCGTTTGTGACGGCGTTTACGGTGGGCGAGCTGGGCACGGTGCTGGCGTTGACGCTGGCGCTCGACGGGGGGCTCCACTCGCCGTCGTTTCAGCTGTTCCATCATCGCGGACTGGTGTTCTGGCTGTTTCTTGGAGGGTTCGTTTGGGTGGTGGGCGACCTCTTCCAGCAGTTCGCCGCGAAGTACCTGGGGATTGGACGAGGAATTCCGCTCTCGAATACAAACCAGCTCTGGGGGCTGGCGTGGGGCGCCCTGGTCTTTGGCGAGCTGGCGGGAGCGGACAGACAGCACAAGTTGCTGGTGCTGGCCGGGTCCGCCGTGATGATTCTGGGAGCGATGGCGATTGGGACGGCTGTGGCCTCGTCACGCGAGCAGACATCGAACAACGAGGCGGTGCTTCGCGAGTGCGAGCGCTATGGACTGGACTACAACCGCACGCTGGCAGCGATGGCAGGCGACGAGTTTGGCGGACGCGACGAACGGCGGCGCTGGTGGGACTACGTGATTGTGGCCGCGGCGACCCTGTTGTTCGTGTGGCTGGGACTGCGCGCGGTCGTGCCTCCGCTGGCGATGAATCTTGCCTGGGTTGCAGTGCTGGGAGCATTGCTGGTGGTGAGCCTGGCTGTGGGCGGATGGTGCCTGTGGCGGCGAACGAGGTTTTGTTAG